One stretch of Anas acuta chromosome W, bAnaAcu1.1, whole genome shotgun sequence DNA includes these proteins:
- the ALPK2 gene encoding alpha-protein kinase 2 isoform X1: protein MRSPKVSFPCEKSRRRLPNMEDNMDAKNVFETQENICCLRGASENGDDLINFNSMVCVAAGEAEKYCISQVHSHPTDLITDHTDNCCLKVEDSISCPPPAEVQTHGKTGFSRPLTMNAVLSEQADTPIVNQNYFTKHDSENSGGILEACASVSDDFSDDVLEYFECSDVLTAHENEIWEKKLEFLLESGDEDDLKLSKDCDGCAYFLSEMPCLFRVSDNTTPMDTTIGFCGHHSKFKGVNVRRDPSTYSQSTLQAEMTLAVGQHRDKTTSVKDEEKGKVPVASAVIENECLRTEEENNGIGQTDFSTSKPQNVDNVHAKADSSTGGIGTALTNQASETMTENKVDENLLGENSLLLEEGRRNSSEENARHAVSTLTETLTRNLLKLLNPIELCRYVGNIGQSFQAATEVRESSALFPSQEGVFSAQMCEETESLQMQAGLCRTEEADKDCHWEQKKTRGPSEQNQVPDDNVSPRNQGASLKISIQNCDRECMEPEIAKEGILITCQNAKNIHSASECTEKPLQAKNGSLQTYSQHCAPCDKRESCHQQVFWEQGKDISSNGNKSKKDISPFPLWDADSVPDKQESLCAVLSSAKLCDEPKEGGRRYGFDSHDGNDRDTLCSVSCDESLFEANPKSVLESGEPGCKGDADLSAVHDKLWKLLQEDDSDYQIPFENWGITSLEVRLTDTKVTEPNSVQETCSDHPLPSNFIEQQEPITQPPTRQRTEKEDCSVSNVLLKTDEACNSASIENFSLTRVVEADGLCISSSTENKTETPSTCISENSILNTEECFEQKPNQTLIVNNGAVQMTVSREGKLTVNNTFQTCDTDSQRLKNAQSSNLACDKQNPAYMSDKSRWTTGQLPHTERNISLINENMTETTDEDAGKDCHFKDCYLERKKLAYFPEEKVIFPSNSSVENNHQFTHEKHSSVNTIHRSYENNLPEKRNHSELNAQNGTNCSSYHPSKNYDSQDFQVASNTQKYSYPMKLPNFIKTTETITCKNLPQNVHQMTELEKQEVMFTASSENPLLTDFFVKVPKYEPSKPGEEQRAIFIGDEQRAEASCDSGVRHVSESQPAVSPHNVSEQHLFFADNTFKFDEELKTGYLKSPTYASGNVTSVSVSTLLPRKVQNEYCTVAKEDCRDIGNQMDLQQQSVRETSPFIPVRQSEGSLNSVAAVGCSGTGSRVQTECTQTAVKGDEKLTELEAFCEALQDHIHRVPEENKEEAILRGNKQEIQRTTEYNLDAAKMKSPLHALISSKAQRRIRNSIAKQSSPDLITSSKPAEVDCSIKSTEHDKDEGVMTSETALSALVNLPAVDSGDSCSLQRQPPYSRTQPHSLALATYDPFSVSAERPENQEGSKSCQTSPTVAESEPIKCKHTAKSENLATGAKKKLPPATLSKKPRLEERGNVSKDPSCVRSEANVIHKENRKEQRKLILKKDSKAPKLLKKIQAELFPDCSGNVKLCCQFGDIHGDSTITWTKDSKLLARLQRNAQDDSPVSLAIAKASDKDQGMYYCCLNNIYGKVTAEFNLTSEVLEHLSSFQNFEGVEEIEFMQLMFREDFISDSYFGGNLHGIIATEEFHFGEGMHRKAFRSKVMQGLVPVFSPGHPCVLKVHNAITYGTKSKDDLVQKNYKLALQECYVQNTAREYAKIYAAEAEPLEGFGEVPEIIPIFLVHRPANNIPYATVEEELIGEFVKYSVRDGKEVNFLRRDSEAGQKCCTFQHWVYEKTNGSLLVTDLQGVGMKLTDVGIATLAKGYKGFKGNCSISFIEQFRALHQCNKYCEMLGLKSLRSTHQKQRKPTSTKSKTLPNSPTIKKTVPKKAREPRDFISSEH from the exons ATGAGAAGCCCAAAAGTATCATTCCCATGTGAGAAATCCCGCAGACGCTTGCCTAACATGGAAGACAACATGGatgcaaaaaatgtatttgaaacacaggaaaatatatGCTGCCTTAGGGGTGCATCAGAGAATGGTGATGACCTAATTAATTTTAACAGTATGGTCTGCGTCGCTgctggagaagcagagaaatactGCATCAGTCAGGTGCATTCCCACCCTACAGATCTAATCACTGATCACACAGACAATTGTTGCCTTAAAGTGGAAGACTCGATTTCTTGTCCACCTCCAGCTGAAGTCCAGACACATGGAAAGACTGGGTTCAGTAGACCTCTAACCATGAATGCAGTGTTGAGTGAGCAGGCAGATACTCCCATAGTAAATCagaattattttacaaaacatgATTCTGAAAATTCTGGAGGCATTTTGGAGGCTTGTGCAAGTGTAAGTGATGACTTTTCTGATGATGTCCTAGAGTATTTTGAATGTTCAGATGTGCTGACAgcacatgaaaatgaaatctggGAAAAGAAATTAGAGTTTTTATTAGAAAGCGGTGATGAAGATGATTTAAAACTGAGTAAGGATTGTGATGGGTGTGCTTACTTCCTCAGTGAGATGCCGTGTCTGTTCCGAGTGTCAGATAACACTACGCCTATGGATACTACCATTGGCTTCTGTGGTCATCACTCAAAATTCAAAGGAGTAAATGTAAGGAGAGACCCCTCTACATACAGCCAGTCAACTTTGCAGGCAGAGATGACTCTAGCTGTTGGACAACACCGAGATAAAACTACCAGTGTGAAAGACGAAGAGAAGGGTAAAGTGCCTGTTGCATCTGCTGTCATTGAAAATGAGTGTCTCcgaactgaagaagaaaataatggaattGGCCAGACAGATTTCTCAACCAGCAAACCTCAGAATGTGGATAATGTACATGCAAAGGCGGACTCCTCTACTGGTGGCATAGGTACTGCTTTGACAAATCAGGCTTCAGAGACAATGACAGAAAACAAGGTGGACGAGAACTTGCTAGGTGAAAACTCATTGCTGCTagaggaggggagaagaaatTCGTCAGAGGAAAATGCAAGGCATGCTGTCTCTACCTTAACAGAAACTCTAACAAGAAACCTTTTAAAGTTGCTAAACCCTATAGAGCTCTGCAGATATGTTGGTAATATAGGGCAATCTTTTCAGGCTGCTACAGAGGTGAGGGAATCCAGTGCTTTGTTTCCCAGTCAGGAAGGAGTCTTTTCAGCACAAATGTGTGAGGAGACAGAAAGCTTGCAAATGCAGGCTGGTTTGTGTCGTACAGAAGAGGCGGATAAAGACTGTCATTGGGAACAGAAAAAGACTCGGGGCCCGTCTGAGCAAAATCAGGTGCCAGATGACAACGTCTCACCCAGG aatcAAGGTGCCAGTCTTAAAATCTCTATCCAGAATTGTGATAGAGAATGTATGGAGCCTGAAATAGCAAAGGAAGGCATCCTCATAACCTGCCAGAATGCAAAAAACATCCATTCAGCTTCAGAATGTACTGAAAAGCCACTACAAGCAAAAAATGGAAGTTTACAAACCTATTCTCAACACTGTGCTCCTTGTGATAAGAGAGAAAGTTGTCACCAGCAAGTCTTCTGGGAACAAGGGAAGGATATTAGTAGTAATGGCAACAAATCAAAGAAAGACATTTCACCTTTTCCCTTATGGGACGCAGACTCTGTTCCTGATAAACAAGAAAGTTTATGTGCTGTTCTCTCTTCTGCAAAGCTGTGTGATGAGCCAAAGGAGGGAGGGCGAAGGTATGGTTTTGATTCGCATGATGGCAATGACAGAGATACTCTCTGCAGTGTATCATGTGATGAGTCTCTGTTTGAAGCTAATCCCAAGTCAGTTCTGGAATCTGGAGAACCTGGGTGCAAAGGAGATGCCGATTTATCTGCAGTGCATGACAAGCTCTGGAAACTTCTTCAAGAAGATGACTCAGACTATCAAATCCCATTTGAAAACTGGGGAATCACAAGTTTGGAGGTAAGGCTGACAGATACCAAAGTCACAGAACCGAACTCTGTGCAAGAGACCTGTTCTGATCATCCTTTGCCCTCAAATTTCATAGAACAGCAGGAACCTATTACACAGCCACCTACTAgacaaagaacagagaaagaagacTGCAGTGTCTCTAACGTCCTACTGAAAACAGATGAAGCGTGTAACAGTGCATCCATAGAAAACTTTTCTCTTACACGAGTGGTAGAAGCAGATGGTTTATGTATAAGTTctagcactgaaaataaaacagaaacaccatccacttgtatttcagaaaatagtaTATTAAATACAGAGGAGTGCTTCGAGCAGAAGCCAAATCAAACATTAATTGTCAATAATGGAGCTGTTCAAATGACTGTTTCTCGGGAAGGAAAGCTTACCGTTAATAACACTTTCCAAACATGTGATACAGATtctcaaagattaaaaaatgctCAGAGTAGTAACTTAGCATGTGATAAACAAAACCCAGCTTACATGTCAGATAAGTCACGTTGGACAACTGGACAATTACCTCATACTGAGCGGAACATATCCTTGATAAATGAGAATATGACTGAGACCACAGATGAAGATGCTGGTAAAGACTGTCATTTTAAAGACTGTtacctagaaagaaaaaaactggcATATTTCCCTGAGGAGAAAGTTATTTTCCCCAGTAACTCCTCTGTTGAAAATAACCATCAGTTTACACATGAAAAACACTCTTCTGTTAACACCATACATAgaagttatgaaaataatttaccagaaaaaagaaatcactcaGAGTTGAATGCACAAAATGGCACTAATTGTAGCAGTTATCATCCTTCAAAAAATTATGACTCTCAAGATTTTCAAGTTGCTTCTAATACACAGAAATATAGTTACCCAATGAAATTGCCTAATTTCATTAAGACTACTGAAACCATAACATGTAAGAATCTACCCCAAAATGTGCACCAAATGACAGaattagaaaaacaagaagTGATGTTCACTGCCTCTTCTGAGAATCCCCTTTTAACAGATTTCTTTGTAAAAGTGCCCAAATATGAACCAAGTAAACCAGGAGAAGAACAGAGAGCCATTTTCATAGGTGATGAACAAAGGGCTGAAGCATCCTGTGACTCTGGAGTTAGGCATGTTTCAGAGAGTCAGCCTGCAGTTTCCCCTCATAACGTGTCtgaacaacatttattttttgctgacaACACCTTTAAGTTTGACGAAGAGTTAAAAACAGGTTATTTGAAAAGTCCCACGTATGCCTCTGGGAATGTAACGTCAGTGTCAGTAAGTACCCTGCTGCCTAGAAAGGTTCAGAATGAGTACTGCACAGTAGCGAAGGAAGATTGTAGAGACATCGGTAATCAGATGGATCTCCAGCAACAGAGTgtaagagaaacatcaccattCATACCTGTAAGGCAGTCAGAGGGCTCTCTTAACAGTGTAGCAGCAGTGGGGTGTTCTGGCACAGGAAGTCGCGTACAAACAGAATGCACACAAACCGCTGtcaaaggagatgaaaaatTGACTGAGTTGGAAGCTTTCTGCGAAGCATTGCAGGATCACATCCATAGGGTaccagaagaaaataaggagGAAGCAATCTTGCGTGGAAATAAACAAGAGATTCAAAGAACTACTGAATACAACCTGGATGCTGCTAAAATGAAGTCTCCTTTGCACGCTTTAATTAGCTCCAAGGCTCAGAGGCGGATTAGGAATAGTATCGCTAAGCAGTCCTCTCCTGACTTGATCACTTCCAGCAAGCCGGCTGAGGTTGATTGTTCAATTAAGTCTACTGAGCATGATAAAGACGAAGGAGTCATGACTTCAGAGACTGCACTAAGTGCTTTAGTTAACCTGCCAGCAGTTGATTCGGGGGACAGCTGCTCTCTTCAAAGGCAGCCACCCTACAGCAGGACTCAGCCACACTCCTTAGCATTGGCCACATATGATCCGTTCTCAGTCAGTGCGGAAAGGCCAGAAAATCAAGAAGGGTCAAAGTCCTGCCAGACATCACCAACTGTTGCTGAGTCTGAGCCCATCAAATGTAAACACACAGCAAAGAGTGAGAACTTAGCTACTGgagcaaagaagaaattacCACCAGCAACACTGTCGAAAAAACCCCGActggaggagagaggaaatgTCAGCAAGGATCCTAGCTGTGTTAGAAGTGAGGCAAACGTGattcataaagaaaatagaaaagagcaaaggaaaCTAATTTTGAAAAAGGATAGCAAAG CTCCcaagctgctgaagaaaatcCAAGCAGAGTTGTTCCCTGACTGCTCTGGAAATGTTAAGCTGTGCTGCCAGTTTGGAGACATTCATGGGGACTCCACCATTACATGGACTAAAGACTCCAAGTTACTAGCTCGACTGCAGAGAAA tgcccaggATGACTCTCCTGTCTCTTTGGCGATAGCTAAAGCCAGTGACAAAGACCAAGGAATGTATTATTGCTGCTTGAATAATATATATGGAAAGGTAACTGCGGAGTTTAATCTGACTTCTGAAG TCCTGGAACATCTTTCAAGTTTTCAGAATTTTGAAG GTGTGGAAGAAATTGAATTCATGCAGCTCATGTTCAGAGAAGATTTCATCAGTGACAGTTATTTTGGTGGGAACCTGCATGGAATAATAGCTACAGAAGAATTTCACTTTGGTGAAGGCATGCATCGGAAAGCTTTCCGGAGTAAAGTAATGCAAGGCCTTGTACCAGTGTTCAGCCCTGGCCATCCCTGCGTTCTCAAAGTGCACAATGCTATCACGTATGGGACCAAGAGTAAGGATGATCTAGTTCAGAAGAACTACAAACTAGCACTGCAG GAATGCTATGTCCAAAATACTGCAAGAGAGTATGCGAAGATATATGCAGCTGAAGCTGAACCTTTGGAAGGCTTTGGAGAAGTACCAGA GATTATCCctatttttcttgttcatcGCCCCGCTAATAACATCCCCTATGCAACAGTGGAGGAGGAGCTGATTGGGGAATTTGTGAAATACTCTGTCAGGGATGGCAAGGAAGTCAATTTCCTGAGGAGAGACTCAGAGGCTGGCCAGAAGTGCTGCACCTTCCAGCACTGGGTGTATGAGAAAACCAATGGGAGCTTGCTTGTCACTGACCTGCAAG
- the ALPK2 gene encoding alpha-protein kinase 2 isoform X2, with protein MRSPKVSFPCEKSRRRLPNMEDNMDAKNVFETQENICCLRGASENGDDLINFNSMVCVAAGEAEKYCISQVHSHPTDLITDHTDNCCLKVEDSISCPPPAEVQTHGKTGFSRPLTMNAVLSEQADTPIVNQNYFTKHDSENSGGILEACASVSDDFSDDVLEYFECSDVLTAHENEIWEKKLEFLLESGDEDDLKLSKDCDGCAYFLSEMPCLFRVSDNTTPMDTTIGFCGHHSKFKGVNVRRDPSTYSQSTLQAEMTLAVGQHRDKTTSVKDEEKGKVPVASAVIENECLRTEEENNGIGQTDFSTSKPQNVDNVHAKADSSTGGIGTALTNQASETMTENKVDENLLGENSLLLEEGRRNSSEENARHAVSTLTETLTRNLLKLLNPIELCRYVGNIGQSFQAATEVRESSALFPSQEGVFSAQMCEETESLQMQAGLCRTEEADKDCHWEQKKTRGPSEQNQVPDDNVSPRNQGASLKISIQNCDRECMEPEIAKEGILITCQNAKNIHSASECTEKPLQAKNGSLQTYSQHCAPCDKRESCHQQVFWEQGKDISSNGNKSKKDISPFPLWDADSVPDKQESLCAVLSSAKLCDEPKEGGRRYGFDSHDGNDRDTLCSVSCDESLFEANPKSVLESGEPGCKGDADLSAVHDKLWKLLQEDDSDYQIPFENWGITSLEVRLTDTKVTEPNSVQETCSDHPLPSNFIEQQEPITQPPTRQRTEKEDCSVSNVLLKTDEACNSASIENFSLTRVVEADGLCISSSTENKTETPSTCISENSILNTEECFEQKPNQTLIVNNGAVQMTVSREGKLTVNNTFQTCDTDSQRLKNAQSSNLACDKQNPAYMSDKSRWTTGQLPHTERNISLINENMTETTDEDAGKDCHFKDCYLERKKLAYFPEEKVIFPSNSSVENNHQFTHEKHSSVNTIHRSYENNLPEKRNHSELNAQNGTNCSSYHPSKNYDSQDFQVASNTQKYSYPMKLPNFIKTTETITCKNLPQNVHQMTELEKQEVMFTASSENPLLTDFFVKVPKYEPSKPGEEQRAIFIGDEQRAEASCDSGVRHVSESQPAVSPHNVSEQHLFFADNTFKFDEELKTGYLKSPTYASGNVTSVSVSTLLPRKVQNEYCTVAKEDCRDIGNQMDLQQQSVRETSPFIPVRQSEGSLNSVAAVGCSGTGSRVQTECTQTAVKGDEKLTELEAFCEALQDHIHRVPEENKEEAILRGNKQEIQRTTEYNLDAAKMKSPLHALISSKAQRRIRNSIAKQSSPDLITSSKPAEVDCSIKSTEHDKDEGVMTSETALSALVNLPAVDSGDSCSLQRQPPYSRTQPHSLALATYDPFSVSAERPENQEGSKSCQTSPTVAESEPIKCKHTAKSENLATGAKKKLPPATLSKKPRLEERGNVSKDPSCVRSEANVIHKENRKEQRKLILKKDSKAPKLLKKIQAELFPDCSGNVKLCCQFGDIHGDSTITWTKDSKLLARLQRNAQDDSPVSLAIAKASDKDQGMYYCCLNNIYGKVTAEFNLTSEVLEHLSSFQNFEGVEEIEFMQLMFREDFISDSYFGGNLHGIIATEEFHFGEGMHRKAFRSKVMQGLVPVFSPGHPCVLKVHNAITYGTKSKDDLVQKNYKLALQECYVQNTAREYAKIYAAEAEPLEGFGEVPEIIPIFLVHRPANNIPYATVEEELIGEFVKYSVRDGKEVNFLRRDSEAGQKCCTFQHWVYEKTNGSLLVTDLQGVGMKLTDVGIATLAKGVLEPAYLDSKLVFSSNCFIQCKIFCDTSHPTVN; from the exons ATGAGAAGCCCAAAAGTATCATTCCCATGTGAGAAATCCCGCAGACGCTTGCCTAACATGGAAGACAACATGGatgcaaaaaatgtatttgaaacacaggaaaatatatGCTGCCTTAGGGGTGCATCAGAGAATGGTGATGACCTAATTAATTTTAACAGTATGGTCTGCGTCGCTgctggagaagcagagaaatactGCATCAGTCAGGTGCATTCCCACCCTACAGATCTAATCACTGATCACACAGACAATTGTTGCCTTAAAGTGGAAGACTCGATTTCTTGTCCACCTCCAGCTGAAGTCCAGACACATGGAAAGACTGGGTTCAGTAGACCTCTAACCATGAATGCAGTGTTGAGTGAGCAGGCAGATACTCCCATAGTAAATCagaattattttacaaaacatgATTCTGAAAATTCTGGAGGCATTTTGGAGGCTTGTGCAAGTGTAAGTGATGACTTTTCTGATGATGTCCTAGAGTATTTTGAATGTTCAGATGTGCTGACAgcacatgaaaatgaaatctggGAAAAGAAATTAGAGTTTTTATTAGAAAGCGGTGATGAAGATGATTTAAAACTGAGTAAGGATTGTGATGGGTGTGCTTACTTCCTCAGTGAGATGCCGTGTCTGTTCCGAGTGTCAGATAACACTACGCCTATGGATACTACCATTGGCTTCTGTGGTCATCACTCAAAATTCAAAGGAGTAAATGTAAGGAGAGACCCCTCTACATACAGCCAGTCAACTTTGCAGGCAGAGATGACTCTAGCTGTTGGACAACACCGAGATAAAACTACCAGTGTGAAAGACGAAGAGAAGGGTAAAGTGCCTGTTGCATCTGCTGTCATTGAAAATGAGTGTCTCcgaactgaagaagaaaataatggaattGGCCAGACAGATTTCTCAACCAGCAAACCTCAGAATGTGGATAATGTACATGCAAAGGCGGACTCCTCTACTGGTGGCATAGGTACTGCTTTGACAAATCAGGCTTCAGAGACAATGACAGAAAACAAGGTGGACGAGAACTTGCTAGGTGAAAACTCATTGCTGCTagaggaggggagaagaaatTCGTCAGAGGAAAATGCAAGGCATGCTGTCTCTACCTTAACAGAAACTCTAACAAGAAACCTTTTAAAGTTGCTAAACCCTATAGAGCTCTGCAGATATGTTGGTAATATAGGGCAATCTTTTCAGGCTGCTACAGAGGTGAGGGAATCCAGTGCTTTGTTTCCCAGTCAGGAAGGAGTCTTTTCAGCACAAATGTGTGAGGAGACAGAAAGCTTGCAAATGCAGGCTGGTTTGTGTCGTACAGAAGAGGCGGATAAAGACTGTCATTGGGAACAGAAAAAGACTCGGGGCCCGTCTGAGCAAAATCAGGTGCCAGATGACAACGTCTCACCCAGG aatcAAGGTGCCAGTCTTAAAATCTCTATCCAGAATTGTGATAGAGAATGTATGGAGCCTGAAATAGCAAAGGAAGGCATCCTCATAACCTGCCAGAATGCAAAAAACATCCATTCAGCTTCAGAATGTACTGAAAAGCCACTACAAGCAAAAAATGGAAGTTTACAAACCTATTCTCAACACTGTGCTCCTTGTGATAAGAGAGAAAGTTGTCACCAGCAAGTCTTCTGGGAACAAGGGAAGGATATTAGTAGTAATGGCAACAAATCAAAGAAAGACATTTCACCTTTTCCCTTATGGGACGCAGACTCTGTTCCTGATAAACAAGAAAGTTTATGTGCTGTTCTCTCTTCTGCAAAGCTGTGTGATGAGCCAAAGGAGGGAGGGCGAAGGTATGGTTTTGATTCGCATGATGGCAATGACAGAGATACTCTCTGCAGTGTATCATGTGATGAGTCTCTGTTTGAAGCTAATCCCAAGTCAGTTCTGGAATCTGGAGAACCTGGGTGCAAAGGAGATGCCGATTTATCTGCAGTGCATGACAAGCTCTGGAAACTTCTTCAAGAAGATGACTCAGACTATCAAATCCCATTTGAAAACTGGGGAATCACAAGTTTGGAGGTAAGGCTGACAGATACCAAAGTCACAGAACCGAACTCTGTGCAAGAGACCTGTTCTGATCATCCTTTGCCCTCAAATTTCATAGAACAGCAGGAACCTATTACACAGCCACCTACTAgacaaagaacagagaaagaagacTGCAGTGTCTCTAACGTCCTACTGAAAACAGATGAAGCGTGTAACAGTGCATCCATAGAAAACTTTTCTCTTACACGAGTGGTAGAAGCAGATGGTTTATGTATAAGTTctagcactgaaaataaaacagaaacaccatccacttgtatttcagaaaatagtaTATTAAATACAGAGGAGTGCTTCGAGCAGAAGCCAAATCAAACATTAATTGTCAATAATGGAGCTGTTCAAATGACTGTTTCTCGGGAAGGAAAGCTTACCGTTAATAACACTTTCCAAACATGTGATACAGATtctcaaagattaaaaaatgctCAGAGTAGTAACTTAGCATGTGATAAACAAAACCCAGCTTACATGTCAGATAAGTCACGTTGGACAACTGGACAATTACCTCATACTGAGCGGAACATATCCTTGATAAATGAGAATATGACTGAGACCACAGATGAAGATGCTGGTAAAGACTGTCATTTTAAAGACTGTtacctagaaagaaaaaaactggcATATTTCCCTGAGGAGAAAGTTATTTTCCCCAGTAACTCCTCTGTTGAAAATAACCATCAGTTTACACATGAAAAACACTCTTCTGTTAACACCATACATAgaagttatgaaaataatttaccagaaaaaagaaatcactcaGAGTTGAATGCACAAAATGGCACTAATTGTAGCAGTTATCATCCTTCAAAAAATTATGACTCTCAAGATTTTCAAGTTGCTTCTAATACACAGAAATATAGTTACCCAATGAAATTGCCTAATTTCATTAAGACTACTGAAACCATAACATGTAAGAATCTACCCCAAAATGTGCACCAAATGACAGaattagaaaaacaagaagTGATGTTCACTGCCTCTTCTGAGAATCCCCTTTTAACAGATTTCTTTGTAAAAGTGCCCAAATATGAACCAAGTAAACCAGGAGAAGAACAGAGAGCCATTTTCATAGGTGATGAACAAAGGGCTGAAGCATCCTGTGACTCTGGAGTTAGGCATGTTTCAGAGAGTCAGCCTGCAGTTTCCCCTCATAACGTGTCtgaacaacatttattttttgctgacaACACCTTTAAGTTTGACGAAGAGTTAAAAACAGGTTATTTGAAAAGTCCCACGTATGCCTCTGGGAATGTAACGTCAGTGTCAGTAAGTACCCTGCTGCCTAGAAAGGTTCAGAATGAGTACTGCACAGTAGCGAAGGAAGATTGTAGAGACATCGGTAATCAGATGGATCTCCAGCAACAGAGTgtaagagaaacatcaccattCATACCTGTAAGGCAGTCAGAGGGCTCTCTTAACAGTGTAGCAGCAGTGGGGTGTTCTGGCACAGGAAGTCGCGTACAAACAGAATGCACACAAACCGCTGtcaaaggagatgaaaaatTGACTGAGTTGGAAGCTTTCTGCGAAGCATTGCAGGATCACATCCATAGGGTaccagaagaaaataaggagGAAGCAATCTTGCGTGGAAATAAACAAGAGATTCAAAGAACTACTGAATACAACCTGGATGCTGCTAAAATGAAGTCTCCTTTGCACGCTTTAATTAGCTCCAAGGCTCAGAGGCGGATTAGGAATAGTATCGCTAAGCAGTCCTCTCCTGACTTGATCACTTCCAGCAAGCCGGCTGAGGTTGATTGTTCAATTAAGTCTACTGAGCATGATAAAGACGAAGGAGTCATGACTTCAGAGACTGCACTAAGTGCTTTAGTTAACCTGCCAGCAGTTGATTCGGGGGACAGCTGCTCTCTTCAAAGGCAGCCACCCTACAGCAGGACTCAGCCACACTCCTTAGCATTGGCCACATATGATCCGTTCTCAGTCAGTGCGGAAAGGCCAGAAAATCAAGAAGGGTCAAAGTCCTGCCAGACATCACCAACTGTTGCTGAGTCTGAGCCCATCAAATGTAAACACACAGCAAAGAGTGAGAACTTAGCTACTGgagcaaagaagaaattacCACCAGCAACACTGTCGAAAAAACCCCGActggaggagagaggaaatgTCAGCAAGGATCCTAGCTGTGTTAGAAGTGAGGCAAACGTGattcataaagaaaatagaaaagagcaaaggaaaCTAATTTTGAAAAAGGATAGCAAAG CTCCcaagctgctgaagaaaatcCAAGCAGAGTTGTTCCCTGACTGCTCTGGAAATGTTAAGCTGTGCTGCCAGTTTGGAGACATTCATGGGGACTCCACCATTACATGGACTAAAGACTCCAAGTTACTAGCTCGACTGCAGAGAAA tgcccaggATGACTCTCCTGTCTCTTTGGCGATAGCTAAAGCCAGTGACAAAGACCAAGGAATGTATTATTGCTGCTTGAATAATATATATGGAAAGGTAACTGCGGAGTTTAATCTGACTTCTGAAG TCCTGGAACATCTTTCAAGTTTTCAGAATTTTGAAG GTGTGGAAGAAATTGAATTCATGCAGCTCATGTTCAGAGAAGATTTCATCAGTGACAGTTATTTTGGTGGGAACCTGCATGGAATAATAGCTACAGAAGAATTTCACTTTGGTGAAGGCATGCATCGGAAAGCTTTCCGGAGTAAAGTAATGCAAGGCCTTGTACCAGTGTTCAGCCCTGGCCATCCCTGCGTTCTCAAAGTGCACAATGCTATCACGTATGGGACCAAGAGTAAGGATGATCTAGTTCAGAAGAACTACAAACTAGCACTGCAG GAATGCTATGTCCAAAATACTGCAAGAGAGTATGCGAAGATATATGCAGCTGAAGCTGAACCTTTGGAAGGCTTTGGAGAAGTACCAGA GATTATCCctatttttcttgttcatcGCCCCGCTAATAACATCCCCTATGCAACAGTGGAGGAGGAGCTGATTGGGGAATTTGTGAAATACTCTGTCAGGGATGGCAAGGAAGTCAATTTCCTGAGGAGAGACTCAGAGGCTGGCCAGAAGTGCTGCACCTTCCAGCACTGGGTGTATGAGAAAACCAATGGGAGCTTGCTTGTCACTGACCTGCAAG